The genomic stretch AAGTATAATTTAATCTGATTAACATAAGCTTCAAATAAGGTAGTGAATATGCTTGACCTAGTTTGCATTAATAATTCAAGTATTTTCATTTCAGgcaaaacaagagctccgccaagcggggcaatatacgcccgaagggttatatcagaggatgggagcaaactTAAAAGagcttgactgttgaagcccaaaggacaggaacaacaaagggaaaaaattccaaaaaaaattctaagtccacaatatacagagcaatatacacacaaaacaaagtcatatgacctttgacccctaagcgtgaccttgaccttgaagtgagtcatccgaaacatgcactctgcacatcgttttgatgaggtgaacatttgtgtcaggtttctttgaaatccttcaaggggttcaagagttacagagcggaagggaaattgccaaccgacagacagacagacggacaccgaggcgataacataacacatcccttcgggcatataaaaaggaatcgagatcttatggtgatacaagttgtgtgcaagtttggttaaaatcaaatcataaatgaagctgctattgtgcagacaaggtcaaaatagctaattttggacctttcaggggccataactctaacccaaattatgggatctggccggttcaagaaaggaaccaagatcttatggtgatacaagttttgtgcaagtttgattaaattcaatcataaatgaagctgctattgtgcagacaaggtcaaaatagctaattttggccttatcaggggccataactctggaacccataatggaatctggccagttcaagaaaggaatcgagatcttatggtgacacaagttttgtgcaagtttgattaaattcaaatcataaatgaagctgctattgtgcagacaaggtcaaaattgctaattttggccttatcaggggccataactctgaaacacataatggaatctggctggttcaagaaaggaaccaagatcttacggtgacacaagttttgtgcaagtttggttaacatcaaatcataaatgaagctgctattgtgcagacaatgtcaaaatagctatttttcgccctttcaggggccataactctgaaacccatgatggaatctggccagttcaagaaaggaaccaagatcatatggtgatacaagttgtgtgcaagttaagtaaaaatcaaatcataaatgaagctgttattgtgcagacaaggtcaaaatagctaattttggccctttcaggggccataactctgaaacccatgatggaatctggccagttcaagtgaggaaccaagatcttatggtgatacaggttgtgtgcaagtttagttaaaataaaatcataaatgaaaccactatcgtgcagacaagaaattgtgggcggacggacgacgggcgatcacaaaaagttaaaaaataggctatttatagtaacataaaagggaagtaattaaaaaaaaaattgttaagtgaacaaaaaagggatctgccaaataaaaacaagaacaccgcaatgcagagcaatatacacacgaaacaaagtcatatgacctttgacccctaagagtgaccttgaccttgaagcaagccatccgaaacatgcactttgcacgtcgtcttgatgtagtgtacatttgtgccaggtttcttagaaatccttcaagtagttcaaaagctacagagcggacacaaaacaaagggggataattcatgaaatattggtgcaagagttatagcccttgtgtcatatgatgtgagtgatgatgtggaacaatattttaagtttttaatcaaatcctctctgtaataacagagatatagtgaaaatgcatcaaaattaaccttaaattccaagtaaaagtgggggaggcataattcatgaaaaattgctgctagagttatggaccttgtgtcatacgatgtgagtgatgatgtgaaATAACTGttgtaagtttgaatcaagtccatatagtaataactgagatagagtgaaagtgcaccaaaactttaaccaaggtggggacgtggagtaagacagctctccatactttgtatagttgagctaaaaaaacacaacatatcCCACTTGCTTCTATAAAAATGTTCCCACCTCTCAAATAGGTCTTGctccatatttttttgaaattttctgaccTAGGAATATTTTTTGAATGGCATAACAGAAGTTATTTAAGGTAAGCTTTTCTACCCTGTTTTATCTAAGTCCTTCAAACAAGGAGAGATTCCAGATTGACAATCAAATGAACAACACCAAAGCATGCTTGGAAACAGATAATCATCCATTTCAATACACTGTTGAACAAAACAGTTTTAAGAGTCCTATTCGTAAGTAGTGTCTGTTTTCATATCAATGCAGACAGATATCTCAGACACTGCTCGACACATTCTACTAGTTTCCTGGTTCCCAATTCTCTCACTGGTTCCATGCTGAGCATGTGATTACTTTCCCACTGTTCTGTCCTGTTTCTTACAACAAAACAATTACCTGTTTCCTATTTAGTCTTAAATGTACTTGATGTGATCGTTATTCCGATGTTCAATTAATGCTTCAACTCAGTCCTATCCAAAGCACAGagttttttcattttcacattttgccCTTTAACTTTAAATActgcaaatataaaacattgatttcaaattatgttatttttcaaCATAAGATTCTAAGAGCATGTTTAAAAGAAAGGGAAAGTTTATTATATGTGAATCAACCAAAAAAATGATAACAGTAAATACATATATTAGGCTATGACTTATTTAACAATTAAAGCAGACTGACGTGTATTGGTCTATGCAGATACAATGTAGATACTgtaaaatcgtttaattttgtGGGTATGACATTTCATAGTTTtagtcaaaacagcaatttcatggggatatgaattcgtggatttaaaataatgaacatgaatgggaattttacttgtttgttgggattaaatttcgtggattgacccaACCACAAAATCCACCAAAAATTAATCCCcaaagaatattaatgatttcacagtaggcCTTTGTTCTTTATAAACAGACCCATATCATTCAATACCTCAACGAAATGCTTCATCTTTCGGAAATATCAAGCGCTTTTTGAGTTCATAATACATgtcttatttcagttttattaagTTCACTATAAAATTCAGCTGTATTCCTTCTATGTTGTAAAACATTTCCATCACATGCATTATGCTACTGGGAGCCTTTCTATGCATTTTCAAGTAAATACTGCCTTCAACTCCTGAATTTCttcatttttcctttttatttactATGTCTTAGTATGTCAAAGAAGCATattcaaatttagaattttttgtctTCAACACAGTAAAAAGTATCTTACTGCAGTTTGTAACAATCAAATTTGTATTACTGAATGTGCTATTTTTTGTTTTCCAAATACTCATATTTGCTTTGGCCAAACAATGTACCATTATTACAACttcatgtactgtgaaatcatttttattcgcctAGGACAAATTTTCGCatatttcgcgctaggactgaAGCGGGAAttaaagaccgcgctattattaacataattttacatttctaaaatagaaaatgtgcgaattaaagcccgcgcgaaacagtcctttttcacatttgcgcaaaatttcatgccagcaaatttaaatgatttcacagtattacattTGCATTGTATTGTAGGGCTAACGCATGCTTTTACGTGTTAtaatatctgcagaatcccgaggaatTGGTTGGTACCTGAGCCCATTACCAATGATTCCCCGAGGGATTCCCTatggtgtaaaattctttcatgtgagtaagtgatctagctggcttatggtaagttggtggttctaccaactTTAAGGTGTTTTGCCTGTGATGAAGTAATGCCAGGTGGGGCACCAGGAGACCTTTTACACCATCAGAAGCTGGCATGTCTTATAACTGTGCGTGACATTTAATGCAACAAACTTATTTTTAATAAAGCTTCTAGTTTCTTATTATAAtaagatgtttttgttttatactgTTGTAtctaaatattcaattaaacTGGTAGcttaaaatcaaaaaattttgcaagtaatttatttttgctttatttgCTAAATATGCTGTCTGTATTGACAGATATAAATATTTATGCAAGACACTATTTATTCTTAAGACGAGTCCTATATGTTAGAAAGTTGGTAATATAACATGAATATTCTTTCAGCCTAACGAAAATAActtgattttacagtattgaaaATCTTGCCTTTTGTATTGTAGGAAATGGGTGCCTGGGATCTGTTATACTTTGATAAtgatttataatgaaaatcaataaTGTACATTGTAGTGTTAGAGCGtttttgatcctcgggcggggcgtatgttctccgtgactatttgctaaacgacattgtgtctgaaatcattagtcctccacctctgattcatgtcgggaagttggcagttacttgcggagaacaggtttgtactggtacagaatccaggaacactggttaggttaactgcccgccgtaacatgactgaaatactgttgaaaaacggtgttaaacccaaaacaaacaaacaaaaacattgtagTGTGAAGTTACCATCCATCATTGTCATAACTTACATTTTTCCTACTGTCAATTGCTTGCTGTACCCATAGCAACTCCATGGCAATATTTTTGCGTAGTTCCTTCAGCTGTGTAGTATCTTGTGGCAAAGGTTTTGGCATCTCTGTATCATGGGATTCTGTGGATATCATCATATTTCCAAGATTATGAAATATAtgacaaacatgttttatttaagaaaagtgtgtgtgtttgtgggtTTTGAGGTTTATcatctttttcaacttttttttttcagtcgtaTGAACTAAACTGGCAAAGTAACTATCAAATGTTACTCTGCTGtcatatttcataaaacaaagaGTGACAACCCCCTCTTCCTTCAATTGACCCTGCTACTTCTTTTAAAGCCTCCCTTGCCCAAACCCTTAGAATAAAATTGTGGGAGAATCTTGTGTTTCAATTCTAAATTAAAGTAAAGTTATTATGACGTTTCTGAATTTACCTCTAACAGAACTGAAACTGTCCCATACAGACGTAACATTTGTCAAACTTGTACTGTCCTGTAAGGGTGGTCTCCCTTGTATCAAATTATCTTCATGCAAACAGTTCATCTCTGATGTTTTGACCGCAACAGGACTGGCTCGAGATTGCTTTGGATGCTGAAAAAGAACTTGTAGTGTAAATTCAAACTGCAATTCATTCAGTTGTACTATGTAAAAGGATTTTACTACAAACCAGATTCACAAAAGAAGTACCTCAAGTTTTTTCATTCAATATCCTATCTCTGCTCAAAACAGAAGTGGGATTACAatacctgagaaacacaccataacacaccataacagtgtaaacatgtttgacctagtgatttcatggaaaacaagagcattctccataggatgacacatgcatgaatgacaaagatatggaccaaacatgcccatcattgcactatcatgaaatatgacctttaacgtctaagtgtgaccttgacttttgagctacggacctgggtcttgcacccGGCACgtggtcttactgtggtacacattcatgccaagttatttgaaaatccattcatgaatgacaaagatatggaccggacacgaatgcactatcatgaaaaatgacctttaacgtctaagtgtgaccttgacctttgagctacggacctgggtcttgcgcgcgacaagtcgtcttactgtggtacacattcatgccaagttatttgaaaatccatcaatggatgacaaagatatggaccggacatgaaaactgcggacagactgacagaccgacagacggttcaaaaactatatgcctcccttcgggggcataaaaatattctaaccaattatcattaaatcttgaacaaaaaccttgagtataaacaagtattttctttgatttgacctagtaacctagtttttgaccccagatgacccatattcgaacttgacctagatttcatcaaggctatcattctgaccacatttcatgaagatcaattgaaaaatacagcctctatcgcatacacaaggtttttctttgatttgacctagtgacctagtttttgaccctagacaacccatattcgaacttgacctagatttcatcaaggcaaccactcttatgaaaatccagtgtaaaatgcagcccctattgcatagatcaattgaaaaataaagcctctatcgcttacacaaagatttcctttaatctgacctagtgacctagtttttataatccagatgacccatattcgaacttgacctagatttcatcaaggctattattctgacaaaatttcatgaagatcagttgaaaaatacagcctctatcacatacacaaggtttttctttgatttaacctagtgacctactttttgaccccagatgatccataatcaaattcaacctagatttcatcaaggcaatcattctgactaaatttcatgaagatcaattgaaaaatacagcctctatcacatacacaaggtgttcctttaatttgaactagtgacctactttttggcccaagatgacccatattcaaacttgacctagatttcatcaagacaatcattctgacttaatttcatgaatctcaattgaaaaatatagcctctatcgcatacacaaaatttttctttgatttgacctaatgacctacttttgacccagatgacccatattcaaaatggacctagatttcatcaatgcaattattctgaccatattttatgaaggtcaattgaaaaatacagcctctatcgcacacacaaggtttttctctgatttgacctagtgacctaatttttgaccccagatgacccatattcaaacctgacctagatttcatctaggcaatcattctaagcaaaattcatgaagataaactgaaaaatacagcttctatcgcatacacaaggtttttctttgatttaacctagtgatctagtttttgacccctgatgacccattttcgaactcggccttgatttcatcaaggtaatcattctgaccaaaattcataaagactaactgaaaaatacagcctttatcgcatacacaaggtttttctttgatttgacctagtgatctagtttttgactccagatgacccattttcgaactcggcctagatttcatcaaggcaatcattctgacaaaatttcatgaagatcagttgaaaaatacagcctctatcgcatacacaagctaaatgttgacagacagacgacagatgatGGACGCcagacatcaagcgatcacaaaaacttgctcaggtgagctaaaaatgacctaCCTACAGAAAGAAGAAGGCATTGACCAACACCTGAGAATTAAATATGTAACAGTAATTACCATCTCCTCTTCAGAAACTGTCCTCTGTGACCTATGACCTTCATTGTGCCTTGACCTCTGAGACTGCTGACTTTTTCTGTCATCTGATTTATCAGATCTGTGAGATACAGGTCCCTCAGACCTATTAGAATTGTGTCTCTTTCCTTCTGACCTGTCTGACCTGTGACTTAGTTGACCTTCTGACCCCTTTTCAGACCTGTGAGACTTCTGACTCCTTGAATCAGAATGCTTTGaagaatttgacctttgacccctaggagaaaatttttcagtttcaaaaaagTTTTGATCCCTTTCGTAAGACTTATGACTCCTACTGGACAGCAAGTCTGTGTCAGACCTTTTCTCTGATTCAGGCTGGTTACTTTTAGCAAATGGTTGACCTTTTTCCAAATACTCTGGTGACTGCCTTGATGGTttactatttgaccttgaactttgatcctCTGACCTGCTTGATCTATGATCTCTGTCAGACATTTCTTGATCATACCTCCTTCTTGAAGAGCTCTGAGATCTTTCAGATCTCTCTGAATTCAATGACCTTTCAGTATTTCTGTCAACAGTCCCAAACTTATTAATCCTTTCGTCATTTAATGTTTCAGTTCTTTTTCTAACTTGTTCAGATTTTTCAGATTGTTCATCCCTTGCAGTATTTCTGGATGACCCCTTGCTACTCCTTTGTGACTGGACACTACCTGCATCAGAATCCAAATCTAAATGTAACTCATTTAGATCAGCAGTGTCTTTTTCTAATCCATCTACATTTTCtgtttcaccaaagttattttgCATAAATGGTTTGACTCTATCTTTCCATGAGACATCTAGATCATCAAGAATATTGTCATCCTGGTCGTTAATTCTATCAGAGTTATGCTTGCTATTATGAGGCACATCTTGAAAGTTTACATCAATAAAACTGGTCTGTATTTCAACTGAATTAAACTTAAGACTGTCGGATACAGTTTCAGATATTTCACTAACATTTTCACTCTCCTCATCTGTTGACACTTTGACAAAAGGCCCAGAAACATTCCGAGTTGCAAAATCTGTCTGCTTGTGTTCAGTTTgattgcatgttttgtttttcaccCGACTGTTTGTAGATTTCTGAGACTTGGATTCTTCTCTTTGCCTGTTCtgtgtatcttttatttttttatttttctcattCTTCTGTCTATCTTTGGCCTTGACAACCTGTAATGGAATTAAacagatttttattcttttatgctATGACTAGATTTTCAATTTTGGTTAGAACATAAACAAGAATAATATTGTACATAAACAattctctaagtgtgaccttgaccttagaccaaggggtctggttcttgcacaagacactctaTCTCGTAGTGTTGAACAtgatttgtgccaagaaatattaaaatccctttaaggactgttgagttatagactggacaggaaaaaatcctattgacctttgacctctaagtgtgacctttgacctccaagtgtgaccttgacctttaagctcgGGTTCTagatgttgcgcatgacatgttgtctcattatggggaacatttatgccaagtaatattaaaatcccttgatggatgacagagttctagaCCGGACAtggaaaaaaccctattgacctgttaactctaattgtgaccttgacctttgagctagtggcacaggttttgcgcatgacacatcatctcatcattgggaacatttgtgctaagtaatattaaaatcccttcatggatggcagagttatggatcaaACAGGaagaaagccctgttgacctttgacacccaattgtgaccttgaccttggggtcATCACtttgtgcacgacacgtcgtctcatcatgaggaacatttgtgccaagtaatattaaaatcccttaaaaaatgacagagttatggaccggacacaaaacagaccctgttccagccatgttaacatttaactgctaagtgtgatcttgacctttgagctatgggtccgggttttgtgcatgacacatcgtctcatcatggggaacaatttgtgtgaagtaatatcaaaatcccttcatggatggcaaagttatggaccggacaggaaaaaagccctgttgacctttgacctccaattgtgaccttgacctttgagctaggggtccgggttttgcacaagacacattgtctcatcatggggaacatttatgccaagtaatgttaaaaatcccttcatggatgacagagttatggaccggacacgaaattgcgaacggatggacggaatgacagaaaagcgtattcctatagtccccgaaactggttttcaaccagtaggggactaataaaaataaattttaaagataaatttctttaaatgatagacatatgcacttgcatgcaaaacttaaaccatagtgtgatgccgacgccaggatgagtagaatagctagactttttttcaaatagtcaagctaaaaactgatGGTGAAAACaccaacttttttttaaatatgaaaatggaACCTGAAATTCAAACTTTATACACATCAATTACTAATCAACTAaggaaaatttaataatttataaaggtACTCATTCagacaaactgaaaatgaagtgCCCATATCATGCAAAATTTTCTCATCATTTCTGctgtataaaacataaaatattggcTGTACCTTTGGATAACAAACAAGCTCCGACTTCCAGTCTACACCTAATGTTGTGTTCTTCTCCAGTTCAACAAATGTTTCTTCAAAAGCCTGTTTCACTTCTTCCATCCATTTTCTCACAAGTGTTCCCCTAACAGCTGCCTGAAAAGCAAGAGAAACAGTATTATATATAACTGCTTAAAATAGGATTATATATAACTCCTTAAAACAGGATTATATATAACTTCTTGTATCTACTTAAAGAAAGTTTTAGTATGATAAAAACTGATAGCTGTAGCCTGTAAGTAACATCTTATTGTGTATAAAATTGTTCACAATATCATAGCATAATACACACACGTGATTTCtacaagtaaacaagagctgtcggatgacagcgcgctcgactattcgaagaattgattgaagaatggggtcaaaatatttccatagtttttcagactaaacaaaaaaatggattaaacaaaaaatgttcctatatttgtggatttcgattagtcttgcactaactggcaatgtgtgaccatgatggcaaatatgttaagttatatgtctggcaaaacatggacttatatgaaaaatttaactaatttccaagtccaaaaagggccataattcagtcaaaatagttgacagagttatgtactcttgcctagagatggaaatcatgttgataaactagtgttaaaagtttcaaagccacagttcaaatagttttgacaaaacgctgacttgttaaaaaaaactgaacaaatttcaaagtccaaaaagggccataattcagtcaaaatagttgtcagagttatgtactcttgcctacagatggaaatcataatgataaacaagtgtttaaagtttaaaagccaaaatgtcaaatagtcttgacaaaacatggacatatataaaacaaaaccaatttccaagttcaaaaagggccataattcagccaaaaaagacgagagagttacgtactcttgcctattgatagagactattatactgaacaagatataaaagtttcaaagccatatgtcaaacactttacacaaaatataaactggtacgaaaaacttaaccaagatttctaagtcaaaaggggccataattcagtcaaaatgcttgatggagttatgtactcttgcctacaactggacattgtgatggtaaacaagtgttgaaagtttcaaagctttatctcaaaagactttgtcaaaatgtggactggtacgaaaaacttaaccaagatttctaagtcaaaaaggggccataattcaaccaaaattcttgatggagttatgtactcttgcctacaactggacatggtgatggtaaacaagtgttgaaagtttcaaagctttttctcaaaagactttgtcaaaatatgaactggtacgaaaaacttaatcaagatttctaagtcaaaaggggccataattcagtcaaaatgcttgacagggttatgtactcttgcctataactggacatggtgatggtaaacaagtgttgaaagtttcaaagctttatctcaaaagactttgtcaaaatgtggactggtacgaaaaacttaaccagggtgtgacgccgacgccgacaccgacgccgacgccgtggtgagtaggaaagctctacttattcttcgaatagtcgagctaaaaatgggtgtTTCCAATAAACACTGTTGAGAATGGAACTGTAGTACAATTAATGCTTTTAGGCTCTTGAAAATCAATCCAAATATCCTGGCATGACAGCCTGTCCCAATCAGGTTTATCAAAccattgtgggtttttttttaatggcATAAATGAGGAGTATCGAAATCACCAGAGCCGAAATGTTCAaactgaaaaactaaaaataacacaacataagTACCGTGCTTAATGACTGAAAAGAACGAAATATAACAGCTCATGAATAACCATGAACATAATGCTGCCACACAACAATCCATAAGAAATCAGTTTCACTATGAAAAAACTGTTAAATGGCTTGATTTCAGAAGCATATTTCCCCTTAGCTGAGAAGTGAATAAGATTTCGGGAGAATGGAGAGGATTTTGGGAGAAATGGAGACATTTTAGTACCCCAACCTGCAATTTAAAAAAGGCACTAAACATacttaataactttttttatatattggaATTTCTGTCCTTGTTTGAGCTATACTTTaagtaattaaaatttactgaaaatgcAGGTCGTTCAGACTCCAAAACTGCATTATTGcattacgcaattaaaattgcaaaaaCCAACTGAATTTACAGTGCGTACGAACACAAGTAAACATTCTAATACCCATTTGTAAAATGCTTGCGTATCGCTCCTTATACTAGAACCTACGGACTAATGCTAATTTGGGAGGTATATTAGCAGAACAGTTGCAATTATCGAAAAATCACAGGACTTCAATCGGCGATCGGTTATTTGGAACTTTGAacattttacgccgataaaagtAAAAGTCCAGAAAAAACATATGTtgcacacaaacaaacaaattagtatatTTGCGTTCAACAATGACATTATCTGTTATTAACGATTGTAGTGTCACCAATCTAATAAGTCTTTGAGATGCATATGAGTACCCCATTCTGATATTTGATGAACTGTCACTACTGCTAATGAAAAGAAAACACATATGGAAATTCAttcattaaatacatttgtattaacaGTGAAGCGCATAAAGTATTAGGTACTATCAATTTAATGATATACCATGATACTGTACAAAATCATTGTTAGCGAATGTAAAATACCACGTTACAAatccaattacttctgaaaaggctgggtaatgatattatttttacccaattcaaatttccaatacccaattcagacaccaaaagcttatctggtcTGTTTTCTTAtacttgtgaatctaatgtgattaaattGTTACTCAAAGTAGAATTTTCAGTCTTGCCTAATCAGAAGGGTACCTGTGGTTACAATTTacaaatcaaagccctgaaaggactgatagcaaGATCTGAGATTTTGTATTCTCATATATTTTTCTAAGTCAATTCGTGTAAGATCTGGTAAGA from Mercenaria mercenaria strain notata chromosome 16, MADL_Memer_1, whole genome shotgun sequence encodes the following:
- the LOC123540993 gene encoding dentin sialophosphoprotein-like translates to MADSGGDYFFESEDFDITQIIRIQAAVRGTLVRKWMEEVKQAFEETFVELEKNTTLGVDWKSELVCYPKVVKAKDRQKNEKNKKIKDTQNRQREESKSQKSTNSRVKNKTCNQTEHKQTDFATRNVSGPFVKVSTDEESENVSEISETVSDSLKFNSVEIQTSFIDVNFQDVPHNSKHNSDRINDQDDNILDDLDVSWKDRVKPFMQNNFGETENVDGLEKDTADLNELHLDLDSDAGSVQSQRSSKGSSRNTARDEQSEKSEQVRKRTETLNDERINKFGTVDRNTERSLNSERSERSQSSSRRRYDQEMSDRDHRSSRSEDQSSRSNSKPSRQSPEYLEKGQPFAKSNQPESEKRSDTDLLSSRSHKSYERDQNFFETEKFSPRGQRSNSSKHSDSRSQKSHRSEKGSEGQLSHRSDRSEGKRHNSNRSEGPVSHRSDKSDDRKSQQSQRSRHNEGHRSQRTVSEEEMHPKQSRASPVAVKTSEMNCLHEDNLIQGRPPLQDSTSLTNVTSVWDSFSSVRESHDTEMPKPLPQDTTQLKELRKNIAMELLWVQQAIDSRKNYLKLKGKM